The Gloeobacter morelensis MG652769 genome contains the following window.
TTGTCTCGGCCGGCCTGCATATTGCCGGATTAGATTCGCAGTTACTAGCTAAAAATATTGAAATTGGTGCCTATCAAGTCCCGGTGCCACGGCGCGACGAACTGCCGGTGGGTACCGCTTCGGCGCGCTCGCTTGGGGAAGTGACCCTTGCCCAAGCCGAGCCTGCGCCCGCGCCTGCCCAGCCCGACGCCGCGGACCTCGACGAGGTGACGGTGGAAGGCACGCGCTACTTCCGCAAAAACACCAGCAGCGCCACCCGCACCGACACGCCGATTCTCGATATTCCCCAGTCGGTCCAGGTGATCCCCCGCCAGGTGCTCGAAGACCAGCAGGCCACCCGCCTCGGCGATGCGGTGCGCAACGTCAGCGGTGTGGTGACCGGCAATACTTTTGCTGGAGCCTTCGACCGCTTCATCATCCGGGGGTTTTCCTCCTTTGAGTTGTTGCGCAACGGTTTTCGCGACAGTGAGGGGGCCGCTAAGGACATTTCCAACTTCGAGCAGGTCGAAGTGCTCAAGGGGCCGTCCTCGATCACCTACGGCCTGCTCGAACCCGGCGGGATCGTCAATTATGTCACCAAGAAGCCCCTGCGCAGAGCCTACTACGCTGCGGAGGTCAAAGTCGGCAGCTTCAGTCTGGTGCGGCCCACCGTCGATTTTTCCGGACCGATCACAGCTGACGGCAACCTGCTCTACCGGCTCAATGCCGCCTACGAGAGTTCCAACGGCTTTCGGGATTTTTCAGACTTCGAGCGCTGGTTTGCCTCCCCGGTGATCACCTGGCAGGCCTCTGAGGCGACCCAACTCACTTTCGAGGCGGATCTGCTGCGCGACGCGCGGCCTTTCGACCGCGGCTTGATCGCCTTTGGGCGGGGGGTGGTCGATGTGCCCTACAGCCGCCGCTTCGGGGAGCCGGGCGATTATTACAAAGTGCAGCAGTTGGCCTACGGCGTGCGCATCGACCACAAGGCCACCGAAGCGTGGCAGGTGCGCAGCGGCCTGCGCTTCAACTTTCAAAGCCTTCGAGACTATCGGGCCGAACCGGTCAACTTCAACGAAAGCACCGGGATATTGACTCGCAATTTTCGCGGCAACGACGACATCAACGAGACCTACGCCTGGCAGACCGATGTGATCGGCAAATTCAAGACCGACAGCATCGATCACACGCTGCTCGTCGGTTTCGAGTATTTTCGGGGATTTGCTGACGGCCAACAGCGGCGGGCCGCCCCCGGCACCACCCCTTCGCTCAATATCTTCAATCCTGTCTACGGTGCGGTGCAGCAGCCGCTCACCGTCACTGTCCGCGACGGGTTTTCCGGCCTGAGCAGCCTGGGTTTTTACCTGCAAGATCAAATTGCCTTTACCCCCTGGCTGCAGCTGGTTGCCGGCGGGCGCTACGACGTCGTCGAGCAGCAGGCGCTCGATCGGTTGAATCAGAGCTACACCCTCCAGCGCGATCAAGCGATCACCCCGCGGGTGGGCCTGCTCCTCAAACCCGCTTCGAATGTGTCGATCTACGGCAGCTACAGCCGCTCGTTCACTCCCCTGTTGGGTCTAAGCCGGGAGGGCACCTCCTTTCGGCCGGAGACCGGCACTCAGTACGAAGTTGGTGTCAAAGCCGAATTGCTCGATAACCGGCTGTTTGCGACTGTTGCGGCGTACGAGATCACCAAAGAAAATGTCCTCACCACCGATCCGAGCGACCCGGGTTTTGCGATTCAGGTGGGCGAACAAAAAAGCCGCGGCCTCGAATTCGACGTGATTGGCCAGCTGGCGGAGGGCTGGCGGGTGGTCACCAGTTACGCCCTCAACGAAGCGGTCGTCAGCCGCGACAACGACTTTCCGGTCGGCAACCGCCTGCCGGGCGCCCCGGGCAACACCGCCAGCTTCTGGACCGACTATCAGTTTAAAACGGGCAGTCTCGCCGGGCTGGGCATCGGTGCGGGGTTATTTTATGTGGATAACCGCACCGGCGATCTGGACAACAGCTTCGAGGTACCCAGCTATATACGCACCGACGCGACGCTCTCCTATCGCTTCAGCGGCTGGAAGGCCGCCCTGAGCGTGCGCAACCTGTTCGATGTCCGCTACATCGAGAGCCCGGCTTTTCGCACTTCGATTATTCCGGGCGCTCCCATCACTTTTGTAGGCTCCCTTTCCGCCGAATTCTAGCAACACCGCCATGGCCATCAAACTTCGCCCCACCGCCTTGTTCGTGCATCAACTCGCCGGGGTTGTCACCGGCCTGTTGATGGTGGTAATCGGTCTGACCGGCAGCGCAATCGTCTTTCACCACGAACTCGAACAGATGCTCTACCCGCAGCTGACCCGGGTTGCACCCACCACGGAGCGCGTCACAGTGGAGCAGGTGGCACGCACGGCGCGCGCTACGCTGTCTGACCGCCAGCTCCACCGGTTGCTTGTGCCCCAGAAACCGGGCGATGTCTGGGTCGCCATGATGCAAAGCAACAGCAAAAACCTGATTGAGCGCTTCACCAACGTCTACATCGACCCCCACAACGGCCAGGTGCTAGGGGTGCAGCCCTACGCGCAAAATCTGCTGGTCCTCACCGAGCAGCTTCACATCAGCTTGCTGGCCGGTGCGACCGGCAGAATCGTCGTCGGCGTTGCCGGGATCGTGCTGGTGGTGCTGGGAGTGAGCGGCCTGCTGCTCTGGCCGGGCTGGCGGCGGTGGCAAGCGGGCGTCTCGCTGCGCCGCTCCGCCAATTCCCGGATTGTCAACTACGACCTGCACAAAATCACCGGGATCTTGAGTGCTTTGCTGCTGGTGCTCACCGCCGCCACCGGGGCGGCGCTCATCTTTTACACGCCGATCGAGCGCGCGCTGGTGGCGGTGACCGGCGAGCGCGCCGAACCGCCCAAGGTGTCTTCCGCCCCGCGAACCGATCGCACATTCCTGCCGCTCGACCGGCTGCAGGCGGTTGCCGATGCCACGCTGCCCGGGGCGCGGACGATCTCGATTTTCCCAGCCAAAAAACCCGACGATCCCGTGCGCTTTCGCATGCGCTTCGATGCCGAAATCCAGCCCAACGGCCGTAGCTTCGTCCATATCGACGCCTACAGCGGCAAAGTCCTCCAGGCCCGCAGCGCCCTTGAAGAGCCTTTCAGTTCCGCTTTTTTCTCGTGGGCCTACGCGCTGCACGTCGGCAGCTGGGGCGGACTGTTTACCAAAGTGCTCTACGTGCTGGCGGGCCTCGCCCCGGGGCTATTGTTCTGGACTGGCTTCGCCCTCTGGTTGGACCGGCTCAAAAAGGGCCCGCGCCAACGTCGCCGAAGCGCTGCCCTGTCGCAGGTCGGCAGTGAGTGATTTGCACGTCGAATTTGCTGTGCAGGCTATTCCATCAGGTCGTCGGGGTTAAAACCCAACGCGCGCAGACGGCGGGCAAGGACTTCGCGATGCCGCCGTTCCCGCTCAGCCTGCTGCTCGGCCTGCTCGGCCCGCTGCTGGGCTTGCTGCTGGGCTTGCTGGGCTTGCTGCTCGGCCTGCTCGGCTTGCTGGCGGGCCACTTCCTCCGGCAGCAGCACAAGACGACCGGTCTCGTCGTAAAAGCGCAACCAAACGGCGCTCTCCCGGTCGAGGGTGCCCTGCCAGGTGCCCAGCCACAAGCTGAGGGCTTCACACCAGAGCCACCCCCGTTCGTTCGGTGTCAGCGGCTGATAGCGCAGGTCCGCTCCCAGCCGCCAGCCCTCCAGGACCGCCGGCTCGAACGGGTCGAACAAAAAGTACTCTGGAGTCTTAAAGGTGCGTTCGTACAGCGACTTTTTGATGCCCCGGTCGTCGCCCGCGGTGCTGGCGGAAAGCAGCTCGACAATGACATCCGGATAGCGCCCTTCCTCTTCCCAGACCACCCAGCCCTGACGCGGACGCTCGCCATCCACATCGAGCACCACGAAAAAATCGGGCCCGCGAAAGTCGCGGTTGCGCGCCTGGGTGCTGCTGAAGTAGATGAACATGTTGCCACCGGCAAAAAAGTTGCGACGAGCGTCCCATGCCTGGTTGAGCGACCGGATCAAGGTATTCATGGCGATCCGGTGACGATTGGACTCCATGGGTTCTCCATCGTCGAAGACGAGGTCTGTCGGCGGCGTCGGCGGCTGCCATTCGGCAACCCCGGCGGTCTGGGGATCGGCGTTGAGCTCGGTGGACATGGCTTTTACCCGCGCGAGTGCATCAACTATTGGAACAGCAGGTTCGCTCATGTTAGCGCATTTGTCCACACGATCACGGCAGACTCCGACTCTGCGAGGTCGTCGATGCGGGTCGATCGAGATGCTCAGTTGTCCATAAGCGGCGATGCCTGCCACCGTGAGCACCAAAAACAGCGCAATGGTCGGTACCGGGTTGCGAATCGACTAGGCGGAGAGGTTCCAGGCCACGCCGGGACTCCAGAATCTAAAGCAGCTAAATGAGTATGAGACGTGCTATATTGACGTGAACAAAAGAACACAATTTAGTCAAGCGCGCCGAAGGTGGCACCGTGGACATCACTCAGGTCGTTCCGATCCTACGGATTTTCGATATCGAGAAAGCGAAGGAGTTCTACGTCCAATTCCTGGGGTTCAACGTCGATTGGGAGCATCGCTTTGCCGAGGGGATGCCAGTTTACCTGCAAGTTTCAAGAGCGAACTTGGTGTTGCACCTGTCGGAGCATCACGGCGACTGCAGCCCCGGTGGGACCGTCTTCGTGCGCGCGAGCGGTCTCGACGACTTTTACCGGGAGCTTAACGCCAAACCCTACGGCCGCACGCAGCCTGCGATTGAGATAGCTCCCTGGCATGCCAAGCTGCTGGAGGTGATCGATCCGTTCGGCAATCGGATTCGTTTTAACGAAGATCTTGCGCCCGTCGAGCGGGCGCAATAAATGCGGCTGTGCGGCGGCGTGGTTGCGCCTGCGCTCAGTGGTCGGCTGCTCTCGGTTGCCGGTAAGCTTTCAAACGATCCTCCCTTGAGGTAGTCCGTGCGCACCGACCACCTGTTCTTCAAGGTCTTCCAAACCTTTCCCCAAATCCTTTTCGAACTGCTTGCCATGGAAATACCCACACCGGCTGCCTACCAGTTCCGCTCCGTCGAGGTCAAAGAAACTGCCCTGCGCATCGACGGCGTCTTTGTCTGCGACCGGCCGGACCAACCCACTTTCTTCGTCGAAGTGCAGTTTCAGAAAGATCCCGATATTTACTGGCGCCTTTGCACCGAGATGCTGCTGTATATGCGCCACTGCGCTCCCTGGGGCGATTGGCGGGCGGTGTTGCTTTTTCCCAGTCGTGATCAAGATGTGGAGGT
Protein-coding sequences here:
- a CDS encoding PepSY-associated TM helix domain-containing protein yields the protein MAIKLRPTALFVHQLAGVVTGLLMVVIGLTGSAIVFHHELEQMLYPQLTRVAPTTERVTVEQVARTARATLSDRQLHRLLVPQKPGDVWVAMMQSNSKNLIERFTNVYIDPHNGQVLGVQPYAQNLLVLTEQLHISLLAGATGRIVVGVAGIVLVVLGVSGLLLWPGWRRWQAGVSLRRSANSRIVNYDLHKITGILSALLLVLTAATGAALIFYTPIERALVAVTGERAEPPKVSSAPRTDRTFLPLDRLQAVADATLPGARTISIFPAKKPDDPVRFRMRFDAEIQPNGRSFVHIDAYSGKVLQARSALEEPFSSAFFSWAYALHVGSWGGLFTKVLYVLAGLAPGLLFWTGFALWLDRLKKGPRQRRRSAALSQVGSE
- a CDS encoding TonB-dependent siderophore receptor, with the protein product MVGSKTLQAWGGALVVSAGLHIAGLDSQLLAKNIEIGAYQVPVPRRDELPVGTASARSLGEVTLAQAEPAPAPAQPDAADLDEVTVEGTRYFRKNTSSATRTDTPILDIPQSVQVIPRQVLEDQQATRLGDAVRNVSGVVTGNTFAGAFDRFIIRGFSSFELLRNGFRDSEGAAKDISNFEQVEVLKGPSSITYGLLEPGGIVNYVTKKPLRRAYYAAEVKVGSFSLVRPTVDFSGPITADGNLLYRLNAAYESSNGFRDFSDFERWFASPVITWQASEATQLTFEADLLRDARPFDRGLIAFGRGVVDVPYSRRFGEPGDYYKVQQLAYGVRIDHKATEAWQVRSGLRFNFQSLRDYRAEPVNFNESTGILTRNFRGNDDINETYAWQTDVIGKFKTDSIDHTLLVGFEYFRGFADGQQRRAAPGTTPSLNIFNPVYGAVQQPLTVTVRDGFSGLSSLGFYLQDQIAFTPWLQLVAGGRYDVVEQQALDRLNQSYTLQRDQAITPRVGLLLKPASNVSIYGSYSRSFTPLLGLSREGTSFRPETGTQYEVGVKAELLDNRLFATVAAYEITKENVLTTDPSDPGFAIQVGEQKSRGLEFDVIGQLAEGWRVVTSYALNEAVVSRDNDFPVGNRLPGAPGNTASFWTDYQFKTGSLAGLGIGAGLFYVDNRTGDLDNSFEVPSYIRTDATLSYRFSGWKAALSVRNLFDVRYIESPAFRTSIIPGAPITFVGSLSAEF
- a CDS encoding Uma2 family endonuclease, which codes for MSTELNADPQTAGVAEWQPPTPPTDLVFDDGEPMESNRHRIAMNTLIRSLNQAWDARRNFFAGGNMFIYFSSTQARNRDFRGPDFFVVLDVDGERPRQGWVVWEEEGRYPDVIVELLSASTAGDDRGIKKSLYERTFKTPEYFLFDPFEPAVLEGWRLGADLRYQPLTPNERGWLWCEALSLWLGTWQGTLDRESAVWLRFYDETGRLVLLPEEVARQQAEQAEQQAQQAQQQAQQRAEQAEQQAERERRHREVLARRLRALGFNPDDLME
- a CDS encoding glyoxalase superfamily protein; this translates as MDITQVVPILRIFDIEKAKEFYVQFLGFNVDWEHRFAEGMPVYLQVSRANLVLHLSEHHGDCSPGGTVFVRASGLDDFYRELNAKPYGRTQPAIEIAPWHAKLLEVIDPFGNRIRFNEDLAPVERAQ